One Glycine max cultivar Williams 82 chromosome 8, Glycine_max_v4.0, whole genome shotgun sequence genomic window, AATTACAATTACCCATTGTGACCTCCATGTCCACCCTTTGGTAGAAGCTGCAATTTAGCAAAAGGCAAATCCAAGTCGTCAACGatctgaaaaaaataattattaattgaataCTCAAGCAGATCatccttctatttttcttttgtcactTACAGATATAAAGAACAAAGTAGTCATAGCATAGATATTATACCACAAGTACTTGCTTCACTGGAATCTTGTAATATGAAACTATGGTCCCAACCTTCAAAATAGATTCAAACACCAGCCAaccataatcaaaataaaatatttattatggtaGATTCTTGGGAGGTGAAGATACAACACGAAACATAGATATGTTATGACAGGACATGGAGACGTGGAAGATTTTTAAAAGTAACCACGGGTCATTATAGATACAACAAAATACTATTGCTTACATTTGAATATTATCCGGATAGCAGACTTACAGATTCGCCACTTAAATTCATAAAAGTCTGTGGTTTTGCAAGTATAACTGGTACATCACCTATAAAACCTGCAATTGGAAACCAACTTCTGtcataaatgggaacatgcaaatacttaaattttatcttcttgCTTTTATCACCAACATTCAGAAACCTCTACTGAAATTGTGTGGAACAGTGGCCGTAtgcaatatttaattatttatgtgaaaGCCATAACGTGGCCTAAACATTAATTAGAACAACGACGGATTCAGGTTTGGCATGAAACTAGTTTGGGAATCAACAACGGCAACAACAGCCTTATCCCATTAGGTAAGGGTTTagttaaaaaacaatatttggGGATATTATGCACCATGACACCCCTTTTAGTAATTTCATCCCAAATTAACTAGACAGATATATTAGTAAAAGGGTTTTGTCTAATCTAATCGAACCTTTTCCAAATAAGGCTTTGAAGGAAACAGTGGTCATAGATATCCCTTCAGCTTCAGCAATGGTATCAACCATCTCAAAACCcacctgaaaataaaaaagctcAGACAGATAACCTATCATCACAGAGCCACCCAGCATGGAAAGctattaaatttaaagtaaCCAACTAACATTGTGGCGGGTGGCAGCGTACTTTTTGCCTGGATTGCCGAGGCCAACAATTAACCAAGGTGAAGCtgcttccttcttcttctccttcgaaTCCGACGTTGATATGGAAGCCGAAGAAGAACaattttgaatggtcataatgagagacgaagaagaagaagaacagagAGAGGTAAGGCCTAGAGAATCGCCACCCGAGGAAGGGCAATTTCATTGATGAAACCCAACAACCAGAAATGTTCATATTTTCAAACCCTAAACCGAAGAATCCAGGAAGAAAGCTATGTTATCTTATTCTTGGGGAGGAAGGGAACGAATGGATAGCGAAATAGTCAAGagattaattaatattcaaaaacacagaaaatgaaaaaagcgccgttgccggggatcgAACCCGGGTCACCCGCGTGACAGGCGGGAATACTTACCACTATACTACAACGACTTGATGATTATCgagtaatattaatatatctatACAAAAAAGTTGCATGATATTGGATGAATATGACTTACATTATAGCCGATAGCGATATAATCAAATgtaactttaaaacaaaaatataatcaaatgcTATCGGtaatattaaaacatttattatttaaaattaccaTTGAATTTCACAAACAAGTTGTTGTAATATAGTGGTAAGTATTTTTACCTCTCACGTGGGTGACCTGAGTCTGATTTCCAGCAATGatgtttgttttgaatttttttgttgcGTATTATCTATGTCTTGATACttcattttagaattttagGGTAATGGTAATGCAAaagatttattatttaaaattatatgttgaatCTCAAACAATAAGTTATAGTATAGTGATAAATATTTCTGTTTGTCACATGGGTGACTTGGGTTTGATCCCCGATAATGACGtatgttttgactttttttgttacatactaTCTATTTTCTGATACTTCATTTTAGGATAATAGTCatgcaaaatatttattatgtaccATTATTTGTTGAATTTCAGGCAACAAGTCATTGTAGTATAATGATAAATACTTTTGTTTGTCACGCGAGTAATGACTCGGGTTTGATCTTCAACAATGGCGTttgttttgatttctttttgttgCATATAATctagattaaattaattttttaattttctaatttattttttaattcaatttagacCTATAATCTATTTCTTGACACTTCATTTTAGGGTTTTTGCGAGTTTCATTCCCAAAAACGTGGCCTCcgcatcaaaatttaaaatgtcgGAACAACGTTTACCCAAATccttttataattgttttgataaatggtttaaattaaagaattagCACTTTAAGTTACACACTTACACCTCTTACTAGATACATCAAAGTGGTACCTTGTAGCGCTTCTATGCTTTGAAGTAGCGAGGAAGAATTTCGGGAAAAGGATCATAAAAAGTTCAGGAAATTTGTTTTATCGTTATTCCAATTTATCAAGCATACCGAGAATCTTGATATGAGGAAGTAAACATAACGTTCATTGCACAATCAATTGAGACTTCAATGGTAGACATTATAACTAATCTATCCACACTAATAAAATTTGTTCTTCGTAGCAGTATGTACATTCAGAATACAGAAACCTCTAACCACAAAATTACAAGTGTTCGCAAGTTGGACTCATCAGACATATCTTTGCACATTTTTATATACTATaaggaaaataaacaaaaaataatggagATAACCCCTCCTCTTCATTAAGTACCTTGTCTTTCACCTTTAAAATTGTTACAATTTACAAACGTGAAAATGCATTTAACGATTGAACTCAAATATTAATAGTTGCATCCCACAGCCTTATAAGCCCGTTGCGACCACCGCTGCATATCCTTTTCCTTTCCAAGTCTGAAGCAACACACCTTACCTGGATGTCATACATAATACAGCCAAAATCAACCCAGGAAAACAACCAATAACAAATGAACATAACAACAGGCATATGATAATTCTCCACACCGTTAGCTGGCAAAAAAGTGTTATCAAGTAACTGATGCCTATAAAATAATCAGTAATAATTTTCAGTAAGCCATAATTTAAGAGTAAAAGAATTGTCACTACAAGTCATaatttcataaagaaaagaacaaaaaaaaatttaagccagaagaaattgaaagatattttaagtatttaatttcACTGCTGTATAGTTATtatattaaagaaagaaaaaaatgagctTCCTTAGGCAAGTTCTCCAAAACTAATTATTTGTATCAAAGATTAATAACACCCCGAAAAATAACAGGAATGGTAGTAAAGATACTGTGATAGTAGTTAGTAGTTACATGAAGGAAATTTGTGTATGAGCCAGGCAATAAAGTTTATCTGGGAGGCAAAGAATATCAGACAATTATCTCGAAAATTCACCAGAAAAAAACCTAACCTAATCTTGAACAATAACTATTTTGGGGGCATGAAGCAgcaatatatacatatatagtacTTGGAATTATATGAACAAAAGAGGCAATAAACTACATACCATAGC contains:
- the LOC100778386 gene encoding peptidyl-tRNA hydrolase, chloroplastic isoform X2: MNISGCWVSSMKLPFLGWRFSRPYLSLFFFFFVSHYDHSKLFFFGFHINVGFEGEEEGSSFTLVNCWPRQSRQKVGFEMVDTIAEAEGISMTTVSFKALFGKGFIGDVPVILAKPQTFMNLSGESVGTIVSYYKIPVKQVLVLLPKGGHGGHNGMKSVINHFKGNTGFPRLRIGIGRPPGKMDPVAFVLHTFTKQKGKS
- the LOC100778386 gene encoding peptidyl-tRNA hydrolase, chloroplastic isoform X3; protein product: MTIQNCSSSASISTSDSKEKKKEAASPWLIVGLGNPGKKYAATRHNVGFEMVDTIAEAEGISMTTVSFKALFGKGFIGDVPVILAKPQTFMNLSGESVGTIVSYYKIPVKQVLVIVDDLDLPFAKLQLLPKGGHGGHNGMKSVINHFKGNTGFPRLRIGIGRPPGKMDPVAFVLHTFTKQKGKS
- the LOC100778386 gene encoding peptidyl-tRNA hydrolase, chloroplastic isoform X1, with the protein product MNISGCWVSSMKLPFLGWRFSRPYLSLFFFFFVSHYDHSKLFFFGFHINVGFEGEEEGSSFTLVNCWPRQSRQKVGFEMVDTIAEAEGISMTTVSFKALFGKGFIGDVPVILAKPQTFMNLSGESVGTIVSYYKIPVKQVLVIVDDLDLPFAKLQLLPKGGHGGHNGMKSVINHFKGNTGFPRLRIGIGRPPGKMDPVAFVLHTFTKQKGKS